A window of the Bacteroidia bacterium genome harbors these coding sequences:
- the recQ gene encoding DNA helicase RecQ, producing the protein MAAQAKELSFSEKEITQSLEKYFGFKNFKGEQYAIIQSVLQGKDTFVIMPTGGGKSMCYQLPAMMLPGTAIIISPLIALMKNQVDSMRTFGMEDGIAHFLNSSLNKSEITQVKEDITKGLTKLLYVAPESLTKEENVEFLKDVKISFVAIDEAHCISEWGHDFRPEYRRLRPIIEEIGVVPLIALTATATPKVQQDIQKNLGMQKADVYKASFNRANLYYEVRPKGNEVAKDIIKYIKSQAGKSGIVYCLSRKKVEELADTLVVNGIRALPYHAGLEAKTRAHNQDAFLMEEAEVIVATIAFGMGIDKPDVRFVIHYDIPKSLEGYYQETGRSGRDGGEGNCIAFYSYDDIQKLEKFMKGKPVAEQEIGKQLLQETVTYAESSVCRRKLLLHYFGEIYEQENCGNCDNCLHPKEKFEGKDAIQLVLDTVAAVKEKFKDKHIANVIMGVSSTAIKQYKHHELELYGDGSDESEKYWISVIRQALVHRLLAKDIENYGLLKLTPEGNAFMKKPYSIMLTRDNDFESSDEEEDIVAGGAQKGGGGDETLFKLLKDLRKTIAKNQNLPPFVIFQDPSLEDMAIQYPITLEELKQCSGVGTGKSLKFGKPFIELIAKYVEENEIVRPMDMVVKSVVNKSGLKVYIIQSIDRKLGLEDIAEAKGLAIPELLDEIESIVSSGTKLDLNYFINEVIDEDKQDEIFEYFNRAESDSATNALKELGEDEYSLEEIRLMRIKFISELGN; encoded by the coding sequence ATGGCTGCACAAGCAAAAGAATTATCATTTTCAGAAAAAGAAATTACTCAATCCTTAGAAAAGTACTTTGGTTTCAAGAACTTTAAAGGTGAACAGTATGCTATAATCCAAAGTGTTTTACAAGGGAAAGATACCTTTGTAATTATGCCTACAGGAGGCGGTAAATCAATGTGTTATCAACTGCCTGCTATGATGTTGCCGGGAACAGCAATTATCATCTCACCACTTATTGCACTTATGAAGAATCAGGTGGATAGCATGCGTACTTTCGGAATGGAAGACGGTATTGCTCACTTCCTTAACTCTTCCTTGAATAAATCCGAAATTACTCAGGTAAAAGAAGATATTACCAAAGGCCTAACCAAATTACTCTATGTTGCACCTGAAAGCCTTACCAAAGAAGAGAATGTAGAGTTTTTGAAGGATGTGAAAATATCCTTTGTCGCTATCGATGAAGCCCATTGTATTTCTGAGTGGGGACATGATTTTCGCCCCGAATACCGACGTTTAAGACCTATTATTGAAGAAATTGGTGTGGTGCCTTTGATTGCACTTACCGCTACTGCAACTCCCAAAGTACAACAGGATATTCAGAAAAACCTTGGAATGCAAAAAGCCGATGTTTACAAGGCATCCTTTAATAGGGCTAACTTATATTATGAAGTACGCCCGAAAGGAAATGAAGTGGCCAAGGATATTATTAAGTACATTAAATCTCAAGCCGGTAAGTCAGGTATTGTGTATTGCCTTAGCCGTAAAAAGGTAGAGGAATTAGCAGATACCCTGGTTGTTAACGGTATTAGAGCTCTTCCTTATCACGCCGGATTAGAAGCTAAAACCCGTGCTCATAACCAAGATGCTTTCTTAATGGAAGAAGCCGAAGTAATCGTGGCAACCATCGCATTCGGAATGGGTATCGATAAACCGGACGTTCGTTTTGTAATTCACTACGACATCCCTAAAAGCTTAGAAGGCTATTATCAGGAAACCGGTCGAAGCGGCCGTGACGGAGGAGAAGGTAATTGCATCGCTTTCTACAGCTACGACGATATCCAGAAACTAGAAAAGTTTATGAAAGGTAAACCGGTTGCTGAACAAGAAATCGGTAAACAATTGCTTCAAGAAACAGTAACCTACGCCGAAAGCTCCGTTTGCAGAAGAAAACTTTTGCTCCATTACTTCGGTGAAATCTATGAACAGGAAAATTGCGGAAATTGCGATAATTGCCTTCACCCTAAAGAAAAATTCGAAGGTAAAGATGCTATTCAATTAGTATTGGATACGGTTGCTGCCGTTAAAGAGAAATTCAAAGACAAACACATTGCCAATGTAATTATGGGTGTTTCCAGCACTGCCATAAAACAATACAAGCACCACGAATTGGAATTGTATGGCGATGGTAGCGATGAAAGTGAAAAATACTGGATCTCAGTTATTCGCCAAGCCTTGGTGCATCGCCTCTTAGCTAAAGATATTGAAAACTATGGTTTGCTGAAGTTAACTCCGGAAGGCAATGCCTTTATGAAGAAACCTTACAGCATCATGCTTACCCGTGATAACGATTTCGAAAGCTCCGATGAAGAGGAAGATATTGTTGCAGGTGGGGCTCAAAAAGGTGGTGGAGGTGATGAAACACTCTTTAAGTTGCTTAAAGACCTTCGTAAAACTATTGCCAAAAACCAAAACCTTCCTCCTTTTGTCATTTTCCAGGATCCTTCCTTGGAGGATATGGCCATCCAATACCCAATTACACTCGAAGAACTTAAACAATGTTCCGGGGTTGGTACCGGTAAATCGCTGAAATTTGGAAAACCTTTTATCGAACTTATCGCCAAATATGTGGAAGAGAACGAAATCGTTCGTCCGATGGATATGGTGGTGAAAAGTGTGGTAAATAAATCCGGATTAAAAGTGTATATTATCCAAAGTATTGACCGTAAACTGGGATTGGAAGATATTGCTGAAGCTAAAGGTTTGGCTATCCCTGAATTGCTCGATGAGATTGAAAGCATCGTTTCTTCCGGTACCAAATTGGATTTGAATTATTTCATCAATGAAGTAATCGATGAAGATAAACAGGATGAAATTTTCGAATATTTCAATAGAGCCGAATCTGATAGCGCTACGAATGCACTAAAGGAATTGGGTGAAGATGAATATTCACTCGAAGAAATCCGCTTGATGCGAATCAAATTTATCTCGGAATTGGGTAACTAA